The following coding sequences lie in one Kribbella sp. NBC_00709 genomic window:
- a CDS encoding aminotransferase class III-fold pyridoxal phosphate-dependent enzyme, producing the protein MASVPVAAEWSSAVLTDVLATEFGLEATAVSSLGGELGQNVAVDLQDGSRVVVKVAPPDADPDLLRWQHELVALARAIDPVQVPTMLTAKNGDTIATAAHSPGRLVTVQSWLPGVTLSELDTPSHSLLEELGTTAARMVQALEDAPPRPGNVTHHWDLRRAPESIADGIAAVEDRGKLAEVRRIVAWFERAMKQHAAELPAAVVHHDLNDFNVLAHRGPDGRHHVHAVLDFADALHSARISELAVAVAYAMLRKANPLSAAAAVIRGYASVLELTDAELAVLYPLAAARLCVNAVTWTKRYAETGNAYGHERMKHTWPTISLLAATSPELAELVFREAAGRPLESPAVLEVPGARTALPHLDFIPFEPAYEVSSGNLPGSARVGRHLCADAGTSARRSTEGGEATTLRLGVEIKAGESFRVLSPLAAVVERRGRRTAVDGLAYGPFLVLRHERAGAETIWSRWTGLSSSLRQGETVGPGELIGDTATGRSDWAPSALHVTLFRSLETALLAERVLVPPSEASAWARVSPDPAGFLGLGEEWRSEVEVAGRTGRVLATRERHVARSQRSYYDRPMTLVGGRGAWLFDEFGRSYLDAINNVSHVGHGNPRVVAAAATQLRQLNTNSRFLYPGIAEYTERLIALLPDPLEVVFLVCSGSEANDLAIRMARQVTGRRDVLVVDGAYHGNTSVVTGLSPNRYKGPGGTGPDPTTHEVEQPNLYRGRLRYGDADAGAGYADDLRRNVRRLADAGTPAAAFIAESAMGTAGSIFYPDGYLAEAFAAVRAEGGLCIADEVQVGFGRFGDTFWGFQSQGVVPDIVTMGKPIGNGHPMAAVVTTRAIADAFDTGMKYFNTFGGNPVSCAIGTAVLDEIVAQGLQEGAAETGRHFHQLLSGLDHPLIGDVRGHGLYLGLELVRDRETQEPAGPEAFLVSELMKDEGVIVYPTGPDGNVLKIKPPMTFTPDDATLFTTVLDEVLHRDW; encoded by the coding sequence GTGGCTTCGGTTCCTGTCGCTGCCGAGTGGAGTTCCGCTGTCCTGACCGACGTACTCGCCACCGAGTTCGGTCTGGAGGCGACGGCTGTCTCGTCACTGGGCGGTGAGCTCGGTCAGAACGTCGCGGTGGATCTGCAGGACGGCTCTCGCGTCGTCGTGAAGGTTGCCCCACCCGATGCCGATCCCGACCTGCTCCGTTGGCAGCACGAGCTGGTCGCGTTGGCTCGGGCGATCGATCCAGTGCAAGTGCCGACGATGCTCACCGCCAAGAACGGCGACACGATCGCAACCGCCGCCCACTCCCCCGGGCGGCTTGTCACTGTGCAGTCGTGGCTTCCGGGAGTCACGTTGTCGGAGCTCGACACCCCGTCGCACAGTCTGCTGGAAGAGCTCGGCACCACCGCGGCCCGCATGGTCCAGGCGCTCGAGGACGCACCTCCTCGACCCGGGAACGTCACGCATCATTGGGATCTGCGGCGCGCGCCGGAGTCGATCGCCGACGGGATCGCCGCGGTCGAGGACCGCGGCAAGCTAGCGGAGGTGCGCCGGATCGTCGCGTGGTTCGAGCGGGCGATGAAGCAGCACGCCGCCGAACTGCCGGCCGCGGTCGTGCATCACGATCTGAACGACTTCAATGTCCTTGCCCACCGTGGACCCGACGGCCGGCATCACGTGCACGCTGTACTCGACTTCGCCGACGCCCTGCACAGCGCGCGGATCAGCGAGCTGGCGGTCGCCGTCGCCTACGCGATGTTGCGGAAGGCGAATCCGTTGAGCGCGGCTGCCGCGGTCATTCGCGGGTACGCCTCGGTGCTCGAACTGACGGACGCAGAGCTGGCCGTCCTCTATCCACTGGCCGCAGCGCGGTTGTGCGTGAACGCGGTGACCTGGACGAAGCGGTACGCCGAGACCGGGAACGCCTACGGGCACGAGCGGATGAAGCACACCTGGCCGACAATCTCGTTGCTCGCGGCAACCTCGCCGGAGCTGGCCGAACTGGTCTTCCGCGAGGCGGCCGGTCGCCCGTTGGAATCCCCTGCGGTTCTGGAGGTCCCCGGGGCGCGCACGGCGCTTCCGCACCTCGATTTCATCCCCTTCGAGCCCGCCTACGAGGTCAGCAGCGGCAACCTGCCCGGATCGGCCCGGGTCGGCCGGCATCTGTGCGCGGACGCGGGTACGTCGGCGCGCCGGTCGACCGAGGGCGGTGAGGCGACGACGCTGCGGCTGGGCGTGGAGATCAAGGCGGGCGAGTCGTTCCGGGTGCTTTCTCCGCTGGCAGCGGTCGTCGAACGGCGCGGTCGTCGTACCGCGGTCGACGGGTTGGCGTACGGACCGTTCCTGGTTCTGCGGCACGAGCGCGCCGGAGCCGAGACGATCTGGTCGCGGTGGACGGGGTTGAGTTCGTCGTTGCGCCAGGGCGAGACGGTCGGGCCGGGTGAGCTGATCGGCGACACCGCGACCGGGCGTTCGGACTGGGCGCCGTCGGCGTTGCACGTGACGTTGTTCCGGTCGCTCGAGACGGCGTTGCTCGCCGAGCGGGTGCTGGTGCCACCGTCGGAGGCGTCCGCGTGGGCGCGGGTGTCGCCCGATCCGGCCGGGTTCCTCGGTCTCGGCGAGGAATGGAGGTCCGAGGTAGAGGTTGCTGGGCGTACGGGCCGGGTGCTCGCGACGCGCGAGCGGCATGTCGCTCGTTCGCAACGCTCGTACTACGACCGTCCGATGACGTTGGTCGGCGGACGCGGGGCCTGGCTGTTCGACGAGTTCGGGCGGAGCTACCTCGACGCGATCAACAACGTGAGTCATGTGGGGCACGGGAATCCGCGGGTCGTCGCGGCCGCTGCCACGCAACTGCGGCAGCTGAACACGAACAGCAGGTTCCTCTATCCGGGCATCGCGGAGTACACGGAACGGCTGATCGCCCTGCTGCCGGATCCGCTGGAGGTCGTGTTCCTGGTGTGCAGCGGCAGCGAGGCGAACGACCTCGCAATCCGGATGGCGCGCCAGGTGACCGGGCGGCGCGACGTACTGGTTGTCGACGGCGCCTATCACGGGAACACCTCGGTGGTCACCGGGTTGAGCCCCAACCGGTACAAAGGTCCAGGCGGCACCGGGCCGGATCCGACGACACACGAGGTGGAGCAGCCCAACCTCTATCGCGGCCGCCTGCGGTACGGCGATGCCGATGCGGGCGCCGGCTACGCGGACGACCTACGGCGGAACGTGCGCCGGCTGGCGGATGCGGGGACGCCGGCGGCGGCGTTCATCGCGGAGTCGGCGATGGGGACCGCGGGCAGCATCTTCTATCCGGACGGGTATCTCGCCGAGGCGTTCGCGGCTGTGCGCGCGGAGGGCGGGTTGTGCATCGCGGACGAGGTGCAGGTCGGGTTCGGGCGGTTCGGGGACACGTTCTGGGGGTTCCAGAGCCAGGGGGTGGTGCCGGACATCGTGACGATGGGCAAGCCGATCGGGAACGGTCATCCGATGGCCGCGGTGGTGACGACGCGGGCGATCGCGGACGCGTTCGACACCGGGATGAAGTACTTCAACACGTTCGGCGGCAATCCCGTCTCGTGTGCGATCGGCACCGCCGTACTCGACGAGATCGTGGCGCAGGGCCTGCAGGAGGGCGCCGCCGAGACCGGCCGGCACTTCCACCAGCTGCTGAGCGGCCTCGACCATCCGCTGATCGGAGACGTCCGCGGGCACGGGTTGTACCTCGGCCTCGAACTGGTCCGGGACCGCGAG